The Triticum aestivum cultivar Chinese Spring chromosome 6D, IWGSC CS RefSeq v2.1, whole genome shotgun sequence genomic sequence ATAAAAAAAAGCGAAGGCGCTGGCTGCTGGGCCTAGATGGGCCGCGCGCCATGGGGATCTAAAAAAAATGAAGAGGGGCGCCGGCTGTCGCGTAAAAATTGCGGTTTAGCCCCTGTATTTTTCAGTTTTTGCGCGATTTTTTTATTCATGCAACAATTTTTCGCGTAGCCCCCTGGGACTGTCTGTTTTCGCTGAAAATGCGTATTTGGGCTTAAAAATACCTCGGGAATTCAATTTTTGGGCTAGTTTTCCCATACTAGATGCGCTTAACATGCTATTTTTTGTAACATGATATTATTGTATGATTTTACTGCTGTAGATTAATTGTTTAGCACTCTTAATCATTTAGTAAGTCATATAATAGCATGTTTTAAATAGTGGAACGTCATTTTATTGAATAAGTTTATCAACATCGCTTTGTGCAAaagattacctgctgtaatctcatgatttttgcataaatcgcagatggccggaattgcccacaaggagtttcctgagttggcccagacagggctgaactacctgtcatggtcctcggactgcgagatctttctccagggcaaaaccctcctgagggcgatcggtaagggggcccagctggccgtcactgatcccaagttcgagactgagaatgcgcaggctctgcactttctccgtcatcacctgtcacctactctgaaagatgagtatatggctgagcgcagtgcttctggcctttggaccgctcttaagcagcggttcgagcggctgaagtacactgtgaagccacgtgcagaggcagagtggatccgtctgaggtttgcggacttcaagacggttggggagtacaattcggctttgcaccggatttgtacgactcttcggttgtgtggtactgagattaccgactcccagaagattgagaaaaccctatccactttccaccccgacgcggtccagtcctcacggaactaccgccaggtaaactacacgaggtattcagagttgattgacgtcctccaggtggcggaggcgcaagacgaggttctcaaaaagaactttgtcgcgcaaccacttggggggagttctcgccaggaggtgaacgctctcaaagtccgaagcctcaacagaagaagaggggccggaagggcaagaagaagggccctcaccccccccccccgccccggctaAGCAGAACAAGCCGGGCAAGGGAGGGCAAAGGCCTCAGGACTGCTTCCGTTGTGGCTCGGTGGAGCATTTTTCCCGCCAGTGCCGCGCACCACAGGAGGTCGTTGACGCATATAAGGCTCGGAAGGCGCGTGAGACGCacctcgccttggttcaggagggagCTCCACCGGCGCCCATGGCGGCACCCGTGATGATTGCTACTCCCCCTGCTGCGCCTATAGAGGCGACCCCCGTGGTGCCCATCGCGGCAGCTTTAGCGGTCTCTACCGACGCCCACGTCGCCATGGAGGTTGACCACATGGCCGCCTCGGCGGCGCCGCCACTAGACATTGATGCTGCCTCCAAGATAATTTCTGAGGAGGATCAGCTCACTAGTATGGAGATTGCGGCGGAAGTGAATGGCTTCTTCACCGAGTCCACTTAGCATACCTCTTTGGTTATCACGATTCCGTGCTTTGATACAATAAAATTGAAtaaattcgatttggttgtaagctctatgagagcataaacttattctttactttggcgattggatgacatttattcatttattccattatttatacatgatagcatgttatgttctgagatgtgtgcatttatttttaatgtattttcttcctcattacattaattagatgtcatattttagaacgcgtgtggcgcccgaatggaggaaacgtgccttgccgatagcgccaccactcataccatttTACGAGAAACTAAGTACTTTGAGTCCATTAAAAAATCTCCGGGAAGTATTATGACAATCGCCGGCTGCGGTTCTCACATAGTTGGCTCCGGACGAGCCACTATTATACTCCCCATGGGAACAACTTTGCTCATTAATGATGCGTTGTTGTACCCGGAGTCGACTCATACTCTATTGAGCTTTAGAGACATCCGCGCTAATGGTTTCCATGTTGAGACCGATGATGAAAACGGCAAGGAATGCCTACTCATCACAAAGCGGGATGAAGGTGGTAAACATGTTATCGAGAGGCTTCCTTCATTTGACACAGGGCTATACTACACTAAGATAGTAGCACCGCCCGTGTACACTACCCTCAAGACCGTCTttagaagctctgaactcttctgcctctggcacgataggttaggccaccccggacttaggatgatgagaaatataattaacaactcgcATGGCCATAATGTTAACGTGAAGAACTTCCCGAATCCTGATGATTTCGTGTGCTTCGCATGCGCTAAGGGGAAGTTAGTCATTAGGCCATCAcccctcaaggtgagggatgaaatccccgcgttcttggaacgtatccaaggggacatatgcggtccaattcagcccctcacggggccgtttcggtacttcatggtgctcattgatgcttcctctaaatggtccaatgtttgcctgctgtcaacaaggaaccatgcctttgcaaaattgatctcacagatcatacaaatgcggaataatttcccggattatcgtataaagtctattcgaatggacaacgccggagaatttacttcaaaggcgttcgatgattattgcatggcaatgggaatcaaagttgagcactcggtaccacatgttcatacacaaaatggacttgccgaggcattgattaaaagaattaaattcattgcccgaccgctccttcagggttgtaatttaccaactacatgttggggccacgcggtgttacacgcggctaatctcatcaactttcgaccgtcggcctacaacatccactctcctgttcaacttgcgcaagggtcggcaccgaaaatttcccaccttcgtaggttcggttgccaggtatatgtaccaataccaccccctcagcgatcggcgatgggcccgctccgtaagtcggggatatacgttggttatgagactgtgtccataatcaggtatctggaccccatgacaggagactgtcacacggctcgttttgctgattgcatttttgacgaggatcttttcccgactttagggggagagaatcaaccccttgatgctaaaagtcgagaaatcacgtggcaagccacggggatccacgctcatgacccgcgcactgctgagactgagagagaagtccaaaagataatagatttgcagtctttagcaaatcaactgcccgaccactttagtgacttaaagactgtgacaaaatcgcatgtgcacgcgcgcaatgcaccggaaagggttgaaataccgaagaaaaatgatggtatgcccgctcccgtccaaaggcctaaaaggacgagaaatccggcttctcaaatcccaagtactcggggacgcccgacgaaaaaggataagagagatttatcacagcctgtcaccaaagtaccccaaattgaaacggggagccagtcgagacctggcacaagtacggaaaattcagtgcacgaaattccggacttaaactttcccataggggaaacacccagcggagatgtgagcgcacacatcggcgcgggaaatctaaaggaccttgctcccataatgggaaatttggtagagcaagtgtttgcgcctgatgcgctccatgacgaaatggccataaattatattgatacgggggagtccctgaaccgagcaacggtgattgtcgacatcaactttgctacgaaaattgcctcaatcatagatcttgaccctgagcctaacacgctcgctgattgcaagaaaaggtcggattggaaagattggcagcaggcaattactgccgaattattatctctcaacaaaaggaaggtgttcggaccagtttgtcgaactcctccccacattcgccctgttggccataggtgggtttttgttcgaaagagagatgaaaataataaggtagtacggtacaaagcaaggctcgttgctcaagggttcactcaacgaccaggtgtcgattttgaggagacttattccccagtcatggatggagttacctttagatacttgatctcgatggcagtaaacatgggcttgaaaatgaaactaatggatgttgtcactgcttacctatatggtaacttggattcgaacatatacatgaaggttccagaaggtatccctgttccgaaccatgatagagcaaataggggtctatacagtgttcaacttcaaaaggcactgtacggactcagacagtccggtagaatgtggtacaatcgcttaagtgatttccttcatgagaagggctacacgagcaataaagattgcccatgtgtttttatacggcgatcccaagatggattctgtataatctcggtgtacgtggacgatttaaacataatcggtacacctgaggatattgaggaagcgagttcctacctgatgtcggaattcgagatgaaggatttgggtaaaaccaagttctgtctaggtctgcaacttgaacattcccctgatgggattctagtgcaccagtcggcctacacccagaaggtgttggaaagatttggatttgataaggcatatccttctaagaccccgatggtcggaagatctttacagccagacaaggacccgttcaggccaaaggaagagggggaggaaactctgGGACCAGAGGTTCCTTACCTGAGTGCAGTTGGAGCACTCATGTACCTCGCAAATTGTACACGGCCAGACATTGCGTTCGCCGTCAGTTTGCTTGCTCGGTACAGTTCTGAACCTACCAAAAGACATTGGAAAGGTGTCAAGGACGTCTTCCGTTACCTGCAAGGGACCAAAGATCTTGGTCTATTTTATAAGAGGAATCAAGACCTATCTATTATAGGCTATGCCGATGCTGGGTACCTGTCGGACCCGCATGATTGCAAATCGCAGACTGGCtatgttttcctttgtggtggaactgcgttttcctggaaatcgtccaagcaaacacttgtgtcgacttccacgaaccactcggaaatcatggcactattcgaagcgtcaaaagagtgtgtatcgcttcggcggatgatcggccacattcagcagacatgtgggctgaacaccgtacaaacccctaccattatctatgaagataatgctgcttgtgttgcacaagtccagatgggttatgtgaagagtaacctcacaaagcatattagtcccaagttcttctatgcacatgagctgcaacagttgaacgaggtgagagttttgcatactaagtcctgtggcaatcttgctgatatgttcactaaatcattaccagcatcaaccttagagaggtgtgtgcgtggaatcggtatgatgagacttagagagatgcaaggttcagggggagaaacttcacaaactcgtcgctaaaatctcaatcctgatgatcgagtactcaacttgatggttgagtggattgtactctttttcccttgagtgagttttcctgatgtttctcacacgaggtttttgacgaggcaattcgtgcaatacaacaacgtatactgtgtgctctttctccacattttttcccactgggtttttcgGAGTTTTGAGGCATGGATATACGGATAATTACCCAAGGGGGAGTGTTGGGAAACCGGGTCACCCGGATGGGGTGGCGGCGGCCGGGTGCAACGCTACAGGCCGGCCCCTCCCGTTTCCCCTCTTTTTGctaagtgggtacttatcccttgaccacctaccccctatataaagcaacgaggagccatcattgtaacacctgatcattgattaataaagctggtctcctccatCTCCCTGTGTCACTTTTACTTTCGCATACTTCGACtacttcgactacttcgtctacgacgctcgctctcgctctgcaacctcggaccggactcgccggcggagttgcggaacagTAGCCTCCGCACTACAACACTCCTCCCACACATTTTGTTGCGAGCTGCGACGTTGGACAAACGAGGGTGAGCTGCGTCCGCATGGTCGAGCTACCAGCAAGCGTAAGAGAGAGACGCCACTGAGCCAACATCGGAGCATTTTTTTTTACGAAAAAGATTAGATATGTTATAATGATTCACTAGAAGTACAAAACAACTCAAACATAACaaaaattacatcgaggtccaTGAACCATCAAACGACCAGAATAAGTCCGGCGCGCGACTGTCGCCACTCCCATACCAGAGCGGAGCGAAGCTTGTCGATGGCAGCGGGAAGTTTTTGTGCAGGTGCCCTACAGACCAGCGCCCTGGAGCCACAGTCGTCGTTGTTGAATCCTTAAATCGATATGAAAAACCTGTCACCTAATATCGTCGTTATGTATGCACGACGAGAAACCCGAACCTAGCCGCCCGGggagctggcaggaatctacgCCAGAGTTTCATCTAATCTGTCCCAACAAACGAACCTAAGGAGGATCGAAGCCCGAAAAACTGACTCGGAGAAGAAGCGATGCCATCTGTCCAAACGCTACCCTTTTGAGGATTAAAACCCTATCTATCTACTAGATGTATCTGAGGCACCAGAAATCTCCTCCCGCCATCAGCCGCCGGAGCGGTAGTCAGAGAGGAGGCGAATCCGCGGGCTCACCGGTGAAGAACGAGGGCTGGAAGGCTTTCCTTAATCAACTTGCGAGAGGGGAAAGAAAAGATGTCAACATCGGAGCATTTTGACCCAATCATATGGTTGGAACACACGTAGGAGCTAGTTCATTTGTATGAATTGTTTTTCATTCCCCTATTGCAAGTGGCTGCTGGGGCGAACGCCTCGTTCCCTACAAGCTCCATCGGCGAGGCCATGAATTCGCATCTCCTTTGCATGTCGCCTTGATGAACTGTAGTGGGGAGCGGAATCCCGGTGGCTCAACTTTGTCTAGTAGTTTGGTAAGGATTTGTTCCCTTGCAGATGCAATGCTCAAGGGAATGACGGTGTTTTATCTTTGAACTAGTCTTTTAGGCTCCAATCCTCCTTGAGTCCGTCCATCTGGAAACAGTCGGGAGAGCCTCGACGTAGATTTCTATCGTCTCATTGGGAGGGTGAGGTTACGATTTCTCGTTGTGCGTTTGTGGCGCGAGATTTGGTGTCGGCTGTTTCATTTCGATTTTTAAGGGGTCAATGGTGACGAATGCCGCTGCAGGGCCCTCATTGCCTTTTTTCTCAAAGAAAATGTTTGAAGAGTCAGGAAGCTTGGTCCTTTCAGGAAATCAATCAAAGAGGGAAAATGGGCATACGAAATCAAGGTGTCTATGAGCTGGGTAGCATGCATGGCCTTGATACAGAGGtcgaggggtcatcctccttttcggaAAAAAATGAGCATCATTGGTCCGATGCTTCGGGCGAAACCAATTCCGAGGGTGTGACGGGCGGTGTGTACAGGGCCCGGGTACATATTCACCGTTAGGTGAAAATTTTGCAATGTCCATCCGGACGTTGGAAATTTTCCAAAGTGAGATGCTCAAAGTGCCAAATATCCAGTTTTCTCCGGTTGGCACTGCGTTAACCTTTCTTTAATTTCCTGTAAAGGAGAGATCCAGAACCATGGGGAACTTTCCCGGTGGAACTTTGAGAACTTGGCTCTAATATTTGTCAACCAATAATCCTACGGAAAACTTGTAGCGACCAGCAACGGAGACCTTTCCTTAAAACCGACTTCAAGCGATGAAGATGCAGCCTCGCCCACGAGAGCAAGCGGCATTAGTAAAATCGAAGCCCTGCGAGAAGGGCCAGATCTCCACGCCGGCGTCGACCTGTCCCATGTTACTTGAAGAAGCCGTAAATAAAGGAAGGAAACGAAGGGAGAAAAGAAAGATCGGGACGGATGGAACCGACGAGCGCACCAAACTGCTTTTGGCGCAGGCGCAGGCGCAGAATCGTGCGTCGTCCTGTAGCCTCGCCTCGCCACCAACCGGTTCATCAGTCACACTCTCACACAGACAGTGCGCAGCGCGCACGCTCTCCTCCTAATCTTCTTAAGTAGAAAACGAGGTAGCTGCCTGCGGCCTACCTCACTCACTCACCCGACCGCGCGCCGGCCCGCTCCTGCACTACACCCAGAGGCTTCCTCCCACCGGACGCAGGATCGCGACCGCCTAGCTACCTAGAGCAGAGCTTGGGGAATTCTTACGGCTCAGAGCCTGCCTGGGCTCTCCGGTGGTTGTTCCTTCCAGCATCGATCTGCTTCTTGGGCGATCTTGGTAGCTGATGGAGGCGGCATTGGTTCTggtggtggcggtgctccttgGGTCCTCAGCCCTTGTTGCCTCAGGTGGGCTATAGCTGTAATGCTCTGTTCTTTGAGCGTCCTACTTGAATTACTCTGTTTTTTTAGCATGAGAGATGCTTCCTTGGCTCCTTCAATGAGGTTTGCTCGACTGAGCAAAATCCATGTCTGTTCGTCTTCCCTCTTGTGCGCGTGGCAGATTTCTGCGTGTGCCGGTCGGAGCAGCCGACGGCGGTGCTGCAGAAGGCGATCGACTACGCGTGCGGGCAGGGCGCGGACTGCACGGCCATCGCGCAGAGCGGGGCGTGCTACAGCCCCGACGAGGTCGCCGCGCACTGCTCCTGGGCCGCCAACAGCTACTTCCAGAAGTTCAGgtccaccggcgccacctgcgacTTCTCCGGCGCCGCCACCCTCTCCACCACCGACCCCAGTACGTCCTCCTCACCATCACCACTGCGGCCACGTCAGTCGCATTGCCACTCCACATCCATATATGGATTCTTCCTCACGTACGTACGTGTTCTGCTGTTCTTCTTTCAGGTTTCTCTGGTTGCACGTTCCCATCCAGTGCCAGGTACAGTTTCCATCCTCGCTCATACGTTAAGTCGCGCTATATCATCAGATGACATACTCGTCTCTCGTTTCTTCCGGCATTTCCTGAATTTGATTGTAGAATCGGACGGCTCGTTAAGTTGCAGTAGTAGCACAAAAGGCTCATGAAAAGGCCAAAAGACATCTTTGCTTGGCTTCAGTGTCTTGCGGTTTTGTCATGGCTAAGCTAGACAAAAGGAAGATGCGCTAATTAAACTTTCCATACGGGTTGATGGTCGCATCTGAGCTAAAAAGTTCAGACAGGCGTTCTTCCAGCATGTGCATCATGTCTGGACGCGAAAAGGAAGCTTCACTGACAGAGCTACTAGCGATTATTGTACTAATATACTCTAGGGAAAGCTCCAGCTTTCCAAAGACTATTATGATAATACAGTTCAAGTGTCAGAGCGCGTGTATAACATATTAGGTTCGGTGTGCAAGCTTGGAAACACAGCCGCATGACGCCATGATTCGTTTTGACGTGGATGTTTTCTTCTCTTTGACGCAGTGCCGCCGGCACCACCACGGGAACCGGGACAGCCACGACGGGCACCGGCACCACCACGGGCACCGGGACGACCACGGGGGGCACCTTCAGCCCCGGGATGGGCACCGGCTTCAACAGCACCGGGTTCAGCCCGACAACCGGGAGCATGGACGGCACCGCCGCGGCGGCCGGCTTGCTTCCGTCGATCAGACTGGCGGCCTccatcgccgtcctcctcctctcctacTTGGCGCTGCCATGAACTCTGCCTGCCTGTCCGTCTCTTCTCATGGCAGAACACATTAGCAGTTAGCTTCAGTGGCCTTCTGGCCTGGCCTGCCAGAAGCAAGCTGAGAGTGTGGATTTGTCTAATGGAATCCATCGATCTGGAAGAGTTGATCGCCGTTATTGTTCCCTAGTGTCATGGGCTGGTTAGCTGGGGGTGTCATTTTGGTTCTAGCTTAATTTTAATTTATATATGGCCTCCCACAGGCTGGAGGAGTGGTGTATGATTTGGTAGGATGGCTGTCTCTTTCCCTCTGCAAGGACCCTTGTCTTCCATGTCTGTTTTTATACTGTTGGCCTCTCTTAATTTTTAAGCATTTTTTGCTTGTGAATCTGGAGCTATAATAGTCTGGCTGGCGGTTTGATTTAATTCAACAAGGATGGGTTGGTGCAATCTTGGGTCGCCATCACCTTTCCTTGCGTATTTTTCGGTGTTGATGGTGGCTTGTGCGTGCCATAGTATTCTTCAGCATGGAATCTTGCACCTCCCCGCATCAACTTGTTTGCCAACCACCATGTGGTGTGGTGTGACCATCTGGAGGGCAAACAACAGTAAGATAATTCATACCCAAGTTTTTTTTAGCACACCCTCAAACCGTCCGCCATCCGACCGTCCGGTCGCATTTTGACATGCAACGTGGTACCCCGTTGGCCGACCGGTCCGAATGTCTGTTTTTTCACAAACCGGAGGAAAACCAGGGGGCTTTGCGGGCGTCCAGACTCTACCATACAAGGCCGGACACCCCGGACCCACCCAAAATCTCTCCCGCGCACGCGTCCTCTCCCGCGTGAAGATGTTGCCGCGTATTCATGATGGCATGCGCCACTCCAGAGTGCCAATGCGCATTCATGCCGGCCCACAAACCGACATGAGACGGCATTGTAACGGTGTGCTGGACGAGAGCACGGCTCTGTCACCGCAGTGGGTGGTGTTTGTGAAGATTGTCcccagtggcggagcttgacaataatccggggggcgggggggggggggggggggcaatgaaAAACAAACCAACCACAACAAAACAGACCATGTGGCCTGCACACAAATTTATATTTATATTACCATATTGATCGGAAAATACATGTAGGCTGCGTTTGGATGCAAAGTATTTTTGCGGTTTTCTGAAAATACTATGATTcctgaaataattttggtattaaaTACTTTGAGGTCTTTTGATAAAA encodes the following:
- the LOC123141176 gene encoding PLASMODESMATA CALLOSE-BINDING PROTEIN 2, with the protein product MEAALVLVVAVLLGSSALVASDFCVCRSEQPTAVLQKAIDYACGQGADCTAIAQSGACYSPDEVAAHCSWAANSYFQKFRSTGATCDFSGAATLSTTDPSFSGCTFPSSASAAGTTTGTGTATTGTGTTTGTGTTTGGTFSPGMGTGFNSTGFSPTTGSMDGTAAAAGLLPSIRLAASIAVLLLSYLALP